Proteins from a single region of Drosophila biarmipes strain raj3 chromosome 3R, RU_DBia_V1.1, whole genome shotgun sequence:
- the LOC108024857 gene encoding uncharacterized protein LOC108024857 yields the protein MWQTLSTLSTSLRATQTAAAPATAATATCNCSCNLENAEMQSHMLPSAEIATTAVRRCCCRTKITRSNSSSTSSNNSCSYSGNILQWLLLLCLLCDFGQAALRDVNLLVEPPAVRRGQSVALRCDYQLEEAPLYSIKFYRGQMEFYRYTPGEYPHTKVFQFPGIRVDENGSNATMVLIRNVSFSLSGQFSCEVTADAPLYSTATAYAHMQVVEFPEKRPSLFTEHTRYEPGDVLRANCSTLGSRPRADLRFTINNIPVGTEETQYIRSVDNLIASRLSLKLQLQAIHFVAGLSGHGNGNGNGNGNGNALHQGGGGGGGLVLRCTAQIGDLYQEYKEIELGTPQKDPVPARVTLSSGTGLRGFLETYFATSSAHSDWRGSTGAVGMGVAICLATMLTQLITGS from the exons GCAACTTGGAAAACGCGGAAATGCAAAGTCACATGTTGCCATCAGCAGAGATCGCGACAACAGCAGTGCGTAGGTGTTGCTGTCGCACAAAAATCAcccgcagcaacagcagcagcaccagcagcaacaacagttgCAGCTACAGCGGCAACATCCTGCAATGGCTATTGCTACTGTGCCTTCTCTGTG ATTTCGGCCAGGCGGCGCTGCGTGATGTGAACCTGCTGGTGGAGCCTCCGGCGGTTCGGAGGGGTCAATCGGTGGCCCTGCGGTGCGATTACCAGCTGGAAGAGGCTCCTCTGTATTCCATTAAGTTCTACCGCGGCCAGATGGAGTTCTACCGCTACACACCGGGCGAGTATCCCCACACCAAGGTCTTTCAGTTCCCCGGCATCCGAGTGGAC GAGAACGGCTCGAATGCCACCATGGTGCTCATCCGCAACGTTAGCTTCAGCCTGTCCGGACAATTCAGCTGCGAGGTTACGGCGGATGCACCGCTCTATTCCACCGCCACCGCCTACGCCCATATGCAGGTTGTGG aaTTTCCGGAAAAGCGTCCCAGTCTTTTTACAGAACACACGCGTTATGAGCCCGGCGATGTTTTGCGGGCCAACTGCAGCACTCTGGGCTCGCGTCCTCGAGCTGACCTTCGTTTTACCATCAACAATATACCC GTCGGCACGGAGGAAACGCAGTACATTCGATCGGTCGACAACCTGATTGCATCCCGGCTCAGTCtgaagctgcagctgcaggcgATTCACTTTGTGGCCGGCCTCAGTGGCcatggaaatgggaatggtAATGGCAATGGAAATGGCAACGCATTGCACCAgggaggcggtggcggtgggGGACTCGTCCTGCGATGTACGGCGCAAATTGGCGATCTCTATCAGGAGTACAAGGAAATCGAGCTGGGCACACCGCAAAAGGATCCGGTGCCGGCAAGAG TGACGCTGTCGTCGGGAACCGGACTCCGTGGCTTCTTGGAGACCTATTTCGCAACATCTTCGGCCCACAGCGACTGGCGGGGGTCGACGGGGGCGGTGGGCATGGGCGTGGCCATCTGCCTGGCCACCATGTTAACCCAACTAATTACTGGAAGCTAA